The genomic region GACATGCATGCGATCCCGCACTGGCAGGGCTTCCTCGAGGACTATGATCGGCTGACGCTCGCCAATATGAGCGTGCACCATCTCGACGTGCTGCGCTTCCTTTTCGGCGATCCCGAGGAGATTACCACGCTGACCCGCAAGGATCCGCGCACGACATTCGACCATTCCGACGGCATCACCGTGTCGACGCTCAGGTTCCCGTCAGGCGCGCTCGCCGTCTCTCTGGAGGACGTCTGGTCCGGCCCGCGCCAGGAAGGCTACAAGGACGACCAGCACATCAACTGGCGCGTCGATGGCACCAAGGGCGTCGCCAAGGGCACGATCGGCTGGCCGACAGGCTCCGCCTCGACGCTGACCTATGCCTCGACCGAGACCACAGGCGGCGAGTGGGTCACACCCAGCTGGGAGACGATGTGGTTCCCGCATGCCTTCATCGGCGTGATGGAACAACTCCAGCACGCGCTGAAGACCGGCACGCCGCCGGCCCTCTGCGTCGCCGACAACGTCAAGACCATGGCGCTGATCGAAGCGGGTTATCGCTCGATCGAAACGGGCCGCACGGTCCGGCTCTCCGAAATCTCGAACAACTGAAACATTTGCAGGGAGGAATTCACACCATGATGCAGGCAGGTATTTTCACGGGCTATTTCCCGTACAGTCTCAAGGAAACGGCGCAGAAGATCCGCGCGCTCGATTTCAACACGGTGCAGCTCGACCTGCATTTCAAGGATGTCGACCTGTCGGCCGGGCAGATCACCAAGGAAAAGGCCAGGACGGTCCGCGACACCTTCCGCGACCATCACCTGCCGGTCTGCTGCATCTCCGGCTACACCAACATCATCCATCCCGACAAGGCCGAGCGCGACAGGCGGGTCGGCTACCTCAAGGAGATCATCCGCAACGCCCGCCATTTCGGCTCGCCATACGTGATCTCCGAGACCGGCACCTACAACACCGAATCCGACTGGGTGCATCACCCCAAGAACAAGACCGAGGAAGGGTTCGAGGAATGCCGCAAGGTCGTCGCCGACCTTGCCCAGACCGCCTATGACCACGGCGCGGTCTTCCTGCTCGAAACCTACGTCAACAATGTCGTCGGCTCGGTCGAGGAGACGGTGCGCATGTTCGCGCAGGTCGATCATCCCGGCCTTGGCCTGCTGATGGACCCGACCAACTACTTCGAGACCCACAACATCGACAAGATGGACCAGATCCTCAACCAGGTCTTCGACACGCTGACCGACAAGATCAGGATCGCGCATGCCAAGGACGTCAAGCGCTCGGGCAGCGACAAGACCGAAAAGCATGCCGATATCGGCGACGATGACGCACTGGAGAGCCACACGTTCCGTGGCGTCGGCGAGATCGAGCTGCCAGCGCCCGGCCTCGGTTCGCTGAACTACGATCTCTATCTCAAGCGGTTGTCCGAAAAGCACCCGAACATCCCGGTGATCATCGAGCACCTCTCGGAAGACGACGTGCCGAGGGCCAAGACATTCCTCGACGGCAAGTTCCGCGCCAACGGTCTCTGACGGGCCAGACCGCGCCGCCGCTTGCCGGCGGCGCGGTCAGCTCGAGCCATCAGTTTGTGTAGTACAGTGAAGGGCGCAGCCGTCACATGGTAGAACTTTACGGCAGGACGCTCTCGCGCAGGCAGGTCTCGGAACGCTCGGGCATGCTGTCGCAATTCGCCGGCGTGCGGCTGATGACGCTCGGCGACGGCGTCGAGCGCGGCATCCGCATGCTCGAGTTTCGCACCGGCTCCGGCCTTCGCTTCACCGCGCTGGTTGACCGCGCGCTCGACATCGCCGACTGCGACTACAAGGGTCAGGCGATCGGCTGGCATTCGCCCAGCGGCTTTCGCCATCCCGGCTTGCACGAGTATGAAGGCGAGGCGGGGCTTGCCTGGGCGCGATCCTTCTCGGGCCTGCTGCTCACTTGCGGCCTTGACCACATTCTGGGTCGCGATGAAGTGCCCGCCGACACCTACAATTACCCGGGCAGGAAAACCGTCGTCCATTCCCTGCATGGCCGCGTCAGCACCACTCCCGCGCGCCTGACCGGCTATGGCGAGACCTGGGACGGCGATGACTGCGTGCTGTGGGCCGAAGGCATCATCCAGCAGTCGACCGTGTTCGGCGAGGACCTGCATCTCTTGCGCCGCATCGAGGCCGACGTCGGCGGCAACGAGATCAGGCTGTCGGATCGCGTCGTCAATCATGGCTTCAGCCGCACGCCGCACATGTATTTCTACCACATCAATGTCAGCCATCCGCTGCTTGACGAAGGCTCGCGCTACGTGGCGCCGATCCGCGACGTCGTCTGGGCGGGACATGCCGGCGATCGCTACGAGGCGCAGAAGGTGGGCTACCGCACGATGCCGGCGCCGCAATGCGGGTTCAGCGAACAGGTCTGGCAGCATGAGATGGCTTCTGATGCGGCGGGCGAGGTACCGGTGGCGGTGGTCAATGACCGCCTTGGCCTTGGCCTCGAAGTCGTCACCCGCAAGGACCAGCTGCCTTGCGCCTATCAATGGCAGAATTTCCAGGCAGGCAATTACGCGCTGGGCATCGAGCCGTCGACGCATCATGTGCTTGGCAATCTCGCGGCACGCGAACGCGACGAGATGATCTGGCTGGAGCATGGCGAAAGCCGATCCTACGATGCGGTTTTCCGCGTTCTCGACGGCGCCAGCGAGACCACTGCAGCGGAACGGCGGATCGCCGCCATCGCCCGGCAGCCTGACCGGGACTATCCCACGCCATCCGGCAAATTCGTCCCGCTCAAGGGCAGGTCATGATGGTGATGGAATCTGACAGCGGCGGGCATGGCAAGACGCGGCAGGATGTGGATCATCCTGCCCGGTTGGGAATCTGGAGAGCACGGTGACTGGCAAGATGAAGCGCGATTACAGCCTGGTTGGCGAAAGCACCCGGATCGCGATCGAGACGGGACTGGCCTCGGCCGAGTGGTATCACACCGATGTGCCGCGCAAGGCGATGAAGGAATTGATGCAGCGCTCGGACGGGCCGGCGATCCGCGACACCATCATCTGGATCGTCGCGCTGCTGGGCTCGGCCGCCGGCGGCATCTGGTTCTGGGGCACATGGTGGTGCGTGCCGTTCTTCTTCGTCTATGGCGTGCTTTATGGCTCTTCCAGCGACTCGCGCTGGCACGAATGCGGCCATGGCACGGCCTTCCGCACCCGCTGGATGAACGATGTCGTCTACCAGATCGCCAGCTTCATGCTGATGCGCAATCCGGTGACCTGGCGCTGGAGCCATGCCCGCCACCACACCGACACCATTATCGTTGGCCGTGACGCCGAGATCGCGGTGATGCGCCCGCCCGACCTGCTGCGCGCGGCACTTGCCTTCACCGGGATCCTCGACTTCCGCTATTCGCTGCCGGCGCTGGTGCGCAACGCCTTCGGCAGCATCTCGCCCGACGAGCGGAGCTTCATCCCCGAGATGGAGCAGCCCAAGGTCGTCACGGCCGCCCGCTGGCATGTCGCCATCTACGCCGCGACGATCGCTCTCGCCCTTTACATGTGGTCGTTCCTGCCGCTGATGCTGATCGGCCTGCCGCGCCTGTATGGCAGCTGGCACATGGTGCTGACCGGCCTGCTGCAGCATATCGGCCTGGCCGACAATGTCGTCGACCACCGGCTGAACACGCGCACCGTCTACATGAACCCGATCAGCCGCTTCATCTACTGGAACATGAACTATCACGTCGAGCACCACATGTTCCCGATGGTGCCCTATCACGCGCTGCCAAGGCTGCACGAGATGATCAAGCACGATCTGCCCGAGCCCAACCCGTCCATGTGGCACGCCTATCGCGAGGTCTGGCCGGTGCTCATCAAGCAGCTCCAATACGAGGATTATTTCCTCAAGCGCGAACTGCCGCCAACGGCGCGGCCCTACCGTGGCGAGTTCCACGCATTCAACATGTCGGCGGCGGCGGAATAGGTTTTCTGGCCTGCC from Mesorhizobium shangrilense harbors:
- a CDS encoding Gfo/Idh/MocA family protein codes for the protein MSSKGFEPDVKVRAKDYRIGCVGAGMIMAECHLAAYAQAGFPVVAIASRTKASAEKVAQRWSIPTVHDTPEQLIEDANVEIIDLAFPPDQQPALIRHALKQKHIKAILAQKPLALSLEDAIELRDEAARAGKILSVNQNMRYDQSMRVLKQIIDSGALGDIVFAQIDMHAIPHWQGFLEDYDRLTLANMSVHHLDVLRFLFGDPEEITTLTRKDPRTTFDHSDGITVSTLRFPSGALAVSLEDVWSGPRQEGYKDDQHINWRVDGTKGVAKGTIGWPTGSASTLTYASTETTGGEWVTPSWETMWFPHAFIGVMEQLQHALKTGTPPALCVADNVKTMALIEAGYRSIETGRTVRLSEISNN
- a CDS encoding sugar phosphate isomerase/epimerase family protein, producing MMQAGIFTGYFPYSLKETAQKIRALDFNTVQLDLHFKDVDLSAGQITKEKARTVRDTFRDHHLPVCCISGYTNIIHPDKAERDRRVGYLKEIIRNARHFGSPYVISETGTYNTESDWVHHPKNKTEEGFEECRKVVADLAQTAYDHGAVFLLETYVNNVVGSVEETVRMFAQVDHPGLGLLMDPTNYFETHNIDKMDQILNQVFDTLTDKIRIAHAKDVKRSGSDKTEKHADIGDDDALESHTFRGVGEIELPAPGLGSLNYDLYLKRLSEKHPNIPVIIEHLSEDDVPRAKTFLDGKFRANGL
- a CDS encoding aldose 1-epimerase family protein, with amino-acid sequence MVELYGRTLSRRQVSERSGMLSQFAGVRLMTLGDGVERGIRMLEFRTGSGLRFTALVDRALDIADCDYKGQAIGWHSPSGFRHPGLHEYEGEAGLAWARSFSGLLLTCGLDHILGRDEVPADTYNYPGRKTVVHSLHGRVSTTPARLTGYGETWDGDDCVLWAEGIIQQSTVFGEDLHLLRRIEADVGGNEIRLSDRVVNHGFSRTPHMYFYHINVSHPLLDEGSRYVAPIRDVVWAGHAGDRYEAQKVGYRTMPAPQCGFSEQVWQHEMASDAAGEVPVAVVNDRLGLGLEVVTRKDQLPCAYQWQNFQAGNYALGIEPSTHHVLGNLAARERDEMIWLEHGESRSYDAVFRVLDGASETTAAERRIAAIARQPDRDYPTPSGKFVPLKGRS
- a CDS encoding fatty acid desaturase family protein: MKRDYSLVGESTRIAIETGLASAEWYHTDVPRKAMKELMQRSDGPAIRDTIIWIVALLGSAAGGIWFWGTWWCVPFFFVYGVLYGSSSDSRWHECGHGTAFRTRWMNDVVYQIASFMLMRNPVTWRWSHARHHTDTIIVGRDAEIAVMRPPDLLRAALAFTGILDFRYSLPALVRNAFGSISPDERSFIPEMEQPKVVTAARWHVAIYAATIALALYMWSFLPLMLIGLPRLYGSWHMVLTGLLQHIGLADNVVDHRLNTRTVYMNPISRFIYWNMNYHVEHHMFPMVPYHALPRLHEMIKHDLPEPNPSMWHAYREVWPVLIKQLQYEDYFLKRELPPTARPYRGEFHAFNMSAAAE